Sequence from the Leptospira montravelensis genome:
CAAAGGATCATTGAAGAAAACGGGTCAGACCGTACAAAAGCGGTTTCGGCTTTGGCGGAATACATTTCTAAGATTAGGGCATCCATTTCCTAAATTTTTTTCCAATATCCTCCAAAAACATTTGAGTCTCTTTAAAAATTCCGGGAAAATGGTCGGAAATTCCCAAACGAATAAAGAGGCTCTATGTCCGACAAAGAATCAAAATCGCTTTCGATTTTGGACTATCTCAGTGTTACCGTTGCCGCACTAGGATCACTTGGTGTGATCATTTCTGTCGTCATGACAGGGTGGGAATACGAATTTTCCTTCCTCATTGGCGGTTTACTCACCCTTCTTACTTCTTCTTATTTTGTATATAAAACCATTGAAAAGGTTTCCAAAGACAAACAGAAGTCAGGCGCTATTTGGTTATCCTATGTGATCGCCATTTTTATGTATACTTTGGTAAACACTTTTCAACCACTCAAAGATTTGGAAGAAAACTCTGTTTCCACAAGGTTCCAGTTTTTACGTGGCTCCAACACTAAAACTGAAAGTGAAGGTGACACAGGTCGTATCGAATACATTCAATTCCAACCACCAGCTAAGGCTCGTAAGGATATCAATATCATTGGTATCACAACCGAATCACTAGAAAAATTACAGGGAACTTGGCCTTTACCTTGGAGTTATTACGCTGACATCATAGAAACCTTCAAAGAATCGAATAACATTCTCATGTTCGATATTTTCTTCGTAGATTACAAACCTGGACAAACAGAAGAGATGGCAGCGGCTCTTCAAAAGAACCGGAATGTGCTCTTTGACTACCCTATGGAAGTCAGTGCGGAATCAAAAGAAGCAGTTCTCAATTTGGAAAAACGAATTGATATCCTTAGAAAGTTTCAGTTAAAAAATGTAATCGATGAAAACGATGCAGGGATTTCTTGGGTTAAATTTCCACAACCTCCCATTGAACCCATTAGCGAATTGTCAGCTGGACTTGGATTTGCGAACGTAAAAAAAGACGAATCTGGTTTGAATCGAAAGATGCCACTCGTTGTGAAAGTTTATAATTCTGGTAGAGACAGAGAAACAGAATATTTCCCTTCTATCGACTTACTCATTGTATGTAAATACTATGGGATTGATGTACAAAGAGATGTGGAAGTCAAAATGGGACATTATGTAAAATTGTCCAACATCCCTAAAAAAATCATTCGTGAGTTCAATATCAAAGAACGTAAGTTTGAAGAAAGGGATGTGATGCAAGTTCCGAACGAAAAAAGAGAAGTTGTGATTCCGATTGATTGGGAAGGACAAATGGAAATCAACTTCGTAGGTGGACGTTATTCCTTCAAACAAAATGAAATTTTCGAAGTCACAAACGATTGGGATGCGGAACTTCTCGAAGCCAACCAAATTAATAATAAAATCTTTCTTGTGGCGATGTATTACGCAACAGGTCGTGGGGCTTCGAAAGACTCCCACTTATCTCCGTTTGGTGATATGTCTGGAATTGAACACCACGCTCATGCAATCAATACCATCCTAAACCAAGACTTTTTATCAACAGTACCTAACTGGGGAATTTTCCTAATTTACGTTGGTCTTGGTGTGATGATTGGATTTTTACAACCAAGGGTAAAAACACATATTGGTTTTGCGATTATGTTAACTCAGCTATTACTTTATGTAGTCGCTGCCCTTTATATTTTCCAAACCTTCAACCTCATTACTGTCCTTCCATCAGTAACCATCGAACAGATTGTAGTATTTGTTGCCATCATTGGATTTAGGATCTTAACAGAAGAAGAAAACGTAAAATACATTCGTCAAACTTTCTCCAAATTCGTCTCTAAAGATGTTGTGGATGAACTCCTCAAACACCCAGACAATTTGGCACTTGGTGGATCCAAACGAGAAATTACAATTTTTTTCTCCGACGTTCGTGGGTTTACAACCATCTCAGAACAGTTGGGACCAGAAGATTTGGTGAAATTACTGAACGAATATTTGTCAGCCATGACAGACATCATCATTGAATACAAAGGAACCATTGATAAGTATATGGGTGATGCGATCATGGCTTTTTGGGGAGCACCAGTTCCTTTGGAAGACCATGCTTACTATGCTTGTGTGGCTGCTCTTGCTCAGTTAGATTATCTAAAAGTCCTACAACAAAAATGGGCAGAACGAAATGTTCCCGTGATCGATATTGGTTGTGGTCTCAACTCCGGTCCAGCCGTTGTGGGAAACATGGGATCATCCCACAGGATGGAATATACTTGTATGGGTGATACCATCAACCTTGGATCCCGATTAGAAGGATCCAATAAAATGTACACCACAAATGTGATCATTTCTGAATACACTTACGAAAAAGTGAAAGACAGAGTGGTCGCTCGGGAGCTGGATTTAGTGCGAGTAAAAGGAAAAACCCAACCTGTTCGGATTTACGAATTGCTTGGAATCACAAACCCAGAAGATATGGAGAAAATGAAGCGGCCTCTCCAAAAGGCGGCAACATGAAGTTTACATGCCATCATATCCCTATCTCGACAAAATCCAATTTCCGGAAGATCTTAGAAAGATAAACGAAGAGGATCTCCCGAAGGTTTGCCATGACCTTCGGGAATACATCATCGACACCCTCTCTGATGTGGGAGGGCACTTCGCCAGTAACCTAGGCGTTGTGGAGCTCACCGTTGCCTTACATTATGTTTTCCAAACCCCCACTGACAAAATCATCTGGGACGTAGGCCACCAAACTTATCCTCATAAAATTCTCACAGGTCGAAAAAAAGAGCTGCCCACAGTTCGTAAGTGGCAAGGCCTTTCTGGATTTCCCAAACGAGAAGAATCAGCATACGATTTGTACAATACGGGACATGCAGGAACTTCCATTTCCCAAGCCCTTGGTGAGGCTTGTGCCCGTGATTTACTAGGAAAAGATTATAAAGTAGCTGCCGTGATTGGGGACGCATCCATCGCTACAGGTATGGCACTTGAAGCCATGAACCACGGTGGTCATATCAAACCAAATATGTTAGTCATTTTGAATGACAACTATATGTCGATTTCCAAAAACGTAGGTTCGATTTCCAATTATCTCAATCGGATCATTTCCTCTCAGGTATATAACAGAGGTAAAACGGCATTTTATAGTTTTTTAAAATGGATTCCGCTTATCGGTCCCGCCTTACAGGCGCTTGCCCATAATATGGAAACATCCTTTAAACATTTTATGATGCGTCCCGGTGGCCTTTTTGAAGATTTGGGTTTTACCTATTTTGGACCCATTGATGGACATGACGTGAACCGTGTGGTTCAAATGTTACAAAACCTTTCCAAAATCCAAGGCCCCATCCTTTTGCATGTACTAACACAAAAAGGAAAAGGTTATAAACCAGCCGAAGCTGATCCTATCAAATACCACGGTGTCACACCGTTTAACAAAGAGTCGGGGAAGATGGCAACTTCTGACTCAAATAAAATTGGGCTTTCTAAAATCGTTGGAAAAACACTTACCGATTTAACAGAGAAAGACAAACGAATCGCAGTCATTACCCCAGCAATGATAGAAGGATCAGGACTTCGCGAATACCAAGAGGTTTATCCTGAACATACCTTTGACGTAGGAATTGCAGAACAACATTCCGTTGCTTTTGCAGGTGCTATGACGAGCGGTGGTGCCATTCCCTTTATGTGTATTTATTCCACCTTCCTCACACGAGCAATGGACCAACTTGTGGAAGATGTTTCCCTTATGAATTTACCCGTTCGGTTTGTGATCGATCGGGCAGGGATTGTGGGTCCAGACGGCGAAACCCACCAAGGTCTATCTGATCTTGGGTATTTGGCGGGACTTCCCAATATGGATATCATTGTACCCAGTTCGGCGCAAGATATTATCGATAGCCTTCATTTTATGAAGGATTATACAGAACATCCCATTGCCATTCGGTTCCCTAAAGATAATGGCGACTTACGTGAGTTAAAGTTTGAAACTCCGTTTTCGATTACTAAGGCAAAAGCCCGGTTAGTTCTAGAGGGAGAAGAATTGCTAATTTTATCCATTGGGTTTATGTTACCCATTGCGAAGTCAGTAGCAGAAATTTTAAAACAAAAAGGAATCTCGGTTTCCGTTGTGGATCTTTTTTGGTTACGTCCTTATGACAAGGATCTGGTTCACGGACAAATTCAAAAAAACAAAAGGTTTGTGATTTTGGATGAAAGTTATATTCATGCAGGTGCATCTGGTTTTCTATTGAATGAAATTCCATCAGACTTACTTGGTAAATTCTTAAAAACCTTTGCTTTGCCACCAGAACCTATCCACCACGGGGAAAGAAATCAGATTTTGGACCATTACCGTCTCACTGCATCTCAGATTTCAGAAGAATTGGTTCTGTCTTTGAAAAAATAAAATTTGTTTTCAAGGAGATTTTTAACTCATCCGAAAATGAAAGAAAATGCGCGAGGATCTCATTGTCTTCTAGTTCTTTCCAACTTTCCTTAGATTTAGCAAAAGACCATTTCAAAGTCGGTGACCTTGACCGAGCTGAATTCCACCTTCGTTCCAGTTTGGAATTGGAAGAATCCGAAGAAGCCTATTTTTATTTAGGTTTGGTCCAAAACGCACTTGGCCAATGGAGTGATGCTCTGGCTTCTTATTACAAAGCTGTTAGTTTAAACCACGAATACGGCAATCCATGTAATGAAATTGGCGTTCTTTTGTTACGTATGGGGAACGATAAAGAAGCAGTTTATTGGTTAAAAAAATCCGTTCGTTGTGAACGTAATGATGCCCCTCATATTTCTTATTTTAACCTCGCTACATTGTACAAGTTATGGAATAGACCGGAAAGATCCTTACAATACCTTCATAAAGCATTGTGCTTAAAAAAAGATTTTTCAGAAGCAAACGACCTGTGGAGAGAATTAAAATCCGACGAGGAAGCTCCGTCTAACTAAGTATAGTCTGTCGGGAGAGGAACCAAAACTTCTCCCGTATATTTTGGAATTTCCATTTTGACTTCTTTCCATTCTAAATAGGTAATTCCATCTTCCTCTTCTAAGTGATCGGCAAGTTCTCTGGCGGCATTCCAAGTAAATCGGTATTTGATTTTTTCTTCTAAAGACCTAAGTCCTAAAAGACCACCATCACTGGTTTCATAAATTTCAAATTCACCAAAAGGATAACTCCTTCCATCATCCGTTTGGAAAACCATACCGGAATCGGTTAATTCTACTTGCAAAACATGACATGGAAATCCATCGATTCGAACGTATCCATGTTCCGAGAGTTCTCCAAATCGATTTTCAATATACACTCCCTTTTCGTTACCATGAAGATTGTTGCGAAAGTATTGTAAAATTTCCTCTTTGTCGATTTTGTTTCCACGGAAGATCCACTCATCGG
This genomic interval carries:
- a CDS encoding adenylate/guanylate cyclase domain-containing protein, with amino-acid sequence MSDKESKSLSILDYLSVTVAALGSLGVIISVVMTGWEYEFSFLIGGLLTLLTSSYFVYKTIEKVSKDKQKSGAIWLSYVIAIFMYTLVNTFQPLKDLEENSVSTRFQFLRGSNTKTESEGDTGRIEYIQFQPPAKARKDINIIGITTESLEKLQGTWPLPWSYYADIIETFKESNNILMFDIFFVDYKPGQTEEMAAALQKNRNVLFDYPMEVSAESKEAVLNLEKRIDILRKFQLKNVIDENDAGISWVKFPQPPIEPISELSAGLGFANVKKDESGLNRKMPLVVKVYNSGRDRETEYFPSIDLLIVCKYYGIDVQRDVEVKMGHYVKLSNIPKKIIREFNIKERKFEERDVMQVPNEKREVVIPIDWEGQMEINFVGGRYSFKQNEIFEVTNDWDAELLEANQINNKIFLVAMYYATGRGASKDSHLSPFGDMSGIEHHAHAINTILNQDFLSTVPNWGIFLIYVGLGVMIGFLQPRVKTHIGFAIMLTQLLLYVVAALYIFQTFNLITVLPSVTIEQIVVFVAIIGFRILTEEENVKYIRQTFSKFVSKDVVDELLKHPDNLALGGSKREITIFFSDVRGFTTISEQLGPEDLVKLLNEYLSAMTDIIIEYKGTIDKYMGDAIMAFWGAPVPLEDHAYYACVAALAQLDYLKVLQQKWAERNVPVIDIGCGLNSGPAVVGNMGSSHRMEYTCMGDTINLGSRLEGSNKMYTTNVIISEYTYEKVKDRVVARELDLVRVKGKTQPVRIYELLGITNPEDMEKMKRPLQKAAT
- the dxs gene encoding 1-deoxy-D-xylulose-5-phosphate synthase, which gives rise to MPSYPYLDKIQFPEDLRKINEEDLPKVCHDLREYIIDTLSDVGGHFASNLGVVELTVALHYVFQTPTDKIIWDVGHQTYPHKILTGRKKELPTVRKWQGLSGFPKREESAYDLYNTGHAGTSISQALGEACARDLLGKDYKVAAVIGDASIATGMALEAMNHGGHIKPNMLVILNDNYMSISKNVGSISNYLNRIISSQVYNRGKTAFYSFLKWIPLIGPALQALAHNMETSFKHFMMRPGGLFEDLGFTYFGPIDGHDVNRVVQMLQNLSKIQGPILLHVLTQKGKGYKPAEADPIKYHGVTPFNKESGKMATSDSNKIGLSKIVGKTLTDLTEKDKRIAVITPAMIEGSGLREYQEVYPEHTFDVGIAEQHSVAFAGAMTSGGAIPFMCIYSTFLTRAMDQLVEDVSLMNLPVRFVIDRAGIVGPDGETHQGLSDLGYLAGLPNMDIIVPSSAQDIIDSLHFMKDYTEHPIAIRFPKDNGDLRELKFETPFSITKAKARLVLEGEELLILSIGFMLPIAKSVAEILKQKGISVSVVDLFWLRPYDKDLVHGQIQKNKRFVILDESYIHAGASGFLLNEIPSDLLGKFLKTFALPPEPIHHGERNQILDHYRLTASQISEELVLSLKK
- a CDS encoding tetratricopeptide repeat protein — protein: MSSSSFQLSLDLAKDHFKVGDLDRAEFHLRSSLELEESEEAYFYLGLVQNALGQWSDALASYYKAVSLNHEYGNPCNEIGVLLLRMGNDKEAVYWLKKSVRCERNDAPHISYFNLATLYKLWNRPERSLQYLHKALCLKKDFSEANDLWRELKSDEEAPSN